One Persicobacter psychrovividus DNA window includes the following coding sequences:
- a CDS encoding carboxypeptidase regulatory-like domain-containing protein, translating into MKTVIFSGSFWPKQMSALGLLILSCLLMLGCQDVPVEPDLTGALQGQVFDNDRQPIEGVSVSTTPASSATITDASGQFFIERLAVGEYVLNLYKSGYKGRAVNVAVRADEQQVIQVVMEEKDEEDEDLNLVMPYAPQPTDGASGVAVQFDLAWGADTLNAEGTTYNLIIYQGSQEEVYDQRLGLTDTTYSFDGFAGQQYFWQVTTIRGDHERQGPLWHFSTVSNTNARFVFTRKTNKGNELFAGDPNSLATIQLTNSGLGVHWPRINPKNDLVAFSALEDGRWQLFLTDLSGATPKKLTTLPMGSYHNFGGGFCWSADGKYLLYPVYDKLYRIDYNGSGLTQLATAPADRHFAEVEWAPNSSKLVCRVVGNAIGDDELYLMNTNGSGQELLIGDATGTLGSPTFSVDSKKVWYTRDKSGHDAADGRQLDASIFSIDLSSKQITALETEKPSGFNDHHPRLSPSGANIIFQSGPNNFGAATQIYIAGEKSEDTDNRTLLFADAAMPDWR; encoded by the coding sequence ATGAAAACAGTAATATTTTCGGGCAGTTTTTGGCCCAAACAAATGAGCGCTTTGGGCTTGTTGATTTTATCCTGCCTCTTGATGTTGGGTTGTCAGGATGTTCCTGTAGAGCCCGACTTGACTGGCGCCTTGCAAGGTCAGGTTTTTGATAATGACCGTCAGCCGATTGAAGGGGTGAGTGTCAGTACTACCCCAGCAAGTTCTGCGACAATAACTGATGCTTCAGGGCAGTTTTTTATCGAACGTTTGGCCGTAGGGGAGTATGTTTTGAACCTGTATAAGTCGGGTTATAAAGGTCGTGCGGTAAATGTGGCTGTGCGTGCCGATGAACAACAGGTGATTCAGGTGGTGATGGAAGAAAAAGACGAGGAGGATGAGGACTTAAATTTGGTGATGCCTTATGCTCCCCAGCCTACAGATGGGGCGTCGGGGGTGGCTGTACAATTTGATTTGGCCTGGGGTGCTGATACCCTAAATGCGGAAGGAACTACCTATAATCTGATCATCTATCAGGGAAGTCAGGAGGAGGTTTACGATCAACGGTTAGGACTTACAGATACCACTTATTCTTTTGATGGCTTTGCTGGACAACAGTATTTTTGGCAGGTAACCACTATTCGAGGTGATCATGAAAGACAGGGGCCACTATGGCACTTTAGCACGGTTTCAAATACCAATGCCCGATTTGTTTTCACCAGAAAAACGAACAAAGGAAATGAGCTTTTTGCAGGTGATCCAAACTCCCTGGCGACGATCCAGCTGACCAATTCAGGGTTGGGGGTTCATTGGCCACGAATCAATCCAAAGAATGACTTGGTGGCATTTTCTGCTTTGGAAGATGGCCGATGGCAATTATTCCTGACCGACCTTTCAGGTGCAACGCCAAAAAAGCTAACAACCCTGCCAATGGGCAGTTATCATAATTTTGGTGGGGGTTTCTGTTGGTCGGCAGATGGCAAATATTTACTGTATCCTGTTTATGATAAGTTATACCGCATAGATTATAATGGCTCGGGTTTGACTCAATTGGCTACTGCGCCAGCAGATCGACATTTTGCTGAGGTAGAATGGGCACCCAATAGCAGTAAACTGGTTTGTCGGGTGGTGGGCAATGCCATTGGTGATGATGAGCTTTACCTGATGAATACCAATGGCAGTGGTCAGGAATTACTGATCGGTGATGCCACAGGGACGCTGGGCTCTCCAACGTTCAGCGTTGACAGTAAAAAAGTGTGGTACACCAGAGATAAATCTGGCCACGATGCCGCAGACGGCCGACAGCTCGATGCCTCGATCTTCAGTATTGATCTTTCCTCAAAACAAATTACTGCTCTCGAAACGGAGAAGCCTTCGGGTTTCAACGATCACCACCCACGTTTGAGTCCGAGCGGAGCGAATATCATTTTTCAGTCGGGGCCGAACAATTTTGGTGCCGCTACTCAAATTTATATCGCAGGAGAGAAGTCAGAAGATACCGATAATCGCACCTTATTGTTTGCCGATGCCGCCATGCCTGATTGGCGATAA
- a CDS encoding CsgE family curli-type amyloid fiber assembly protein — MFLLTALWSPPQDQLSGFLVDQTITPPGREFFYQFEKKWVWPKVSEGLTLEVKEKRARGNATEVVIMVNNEVVGNYMITAREEIIEAYANYAVRQTQIYIQNNQELLKAFELLGNGIY, encoded by the coding sequence ATGTTTTTATTGACCGCCCTGTGGAGTCCTCCGCAGGATCAGCTTTCAGGTTTTTTGGTGGATCAAACCATCACACCTCCAGGGCGTGAGTTTTTTTATCAGTTTGAAAAAAAATGGGTGTGGCCAAAAGTTTCGGAAGGCTTAACCCTTGAGGTAAAAGAGAAACGCGCCCGAGGAAACGCTACCGAGGTGGTCATTATGGTCAATAATGAAGTGGTCGGTAATTATATGATTACCGCAAGAGAGGAAATTATCGAAGCTTACGCCAATTATGCCGTCAGGCAAACGCAAATTTATATTCAGAATAATCAGGAATTGCTCAAAGCATTTGAATTGCTGGGCAATGGCATTTATTAA
- the gldC gene encoding gliding motility protein GldC, whose protein sequence is MKKSTITLDVNLDEQNIPETIEWNATDGPFDKAQQTHAFSLSIWDKKELNSLRIDLWDKEMPMDQMKRFCIDTLGGMAQTVLNSTGDEKMAEDIKELADKLMRRHIEEMENGKKD, encoded by the coding sequence ATGAAAAAATCAACCATTACATTGGACGTCAATTTGGACGAACAAAATATTCCTGAAACCATTGAGTGGAACGCTACCGACGGGCCATTCGACAAAGCACAGCAAACCCATGCTTTCAGCCTTTCAATCTGGGACAAAAAAGAACTGAATTCCCTGAGAATTGATTTGTGGGATAAAGAAATGCCGATGGATCAGATGAAGAGATTCTGTATTGATACCCTCGGTGGCATGGCGCAAACGGTACTGAATTCTACAGGAGATGAAAAGATGGCAGAGGACATTAAAGAATTGGCCGACAAACTTATGCGTCGCCATATTGAAGAAATGGAAAATGGCAAGAAGGATTAA
- a CDS encoding patatin-like phospholipase family protein, which produces MRFAFILFTLLSLAFSAFSQPQDTPSERPKIGLVLSGGGAKGIAHIGVLRAMEKAGIRPDYITGTSMGSLVGGLYAIGYSADDIEQIIRGINWNEVLSNKIPYRNVVVEEKPYYYRFMIDLVFDGQKISLPQGMIQSQQINLLLSTLTRSVHGVEQFDDFPIPFRCIASDIATGDKVVLSHGNLALAMRASMAIPSVFTPINLDDKILVDGGLIRNFPVDEVKEMGADIVIGVLVAQDLLNKEALKSATGILFQSAWMNGAYDTRIQKAKCNALIQPDLLAFTSGSFNKFEEILAQGNKTGEEFQPYFDHLADSLASFGEQAPIKKRHQRDEYNITQFELAPSIADNESLLASTLRFKKNDVIDVDEINNELRRIYGTLQFSRLNYEILKTTDSTNTIKLTGEKSPMGRLSFSPNYSSEYRAGLVFNFAVYDWVFPNSRLNTELNLSEYPYMNINFLKGIKNSNRVSVYLDMTAASNPMPRYSSFGKKTALMTEQFFKPMVGIRTVGTFKHSVFFEAGATFAKHSPTIADETIRLIDNLNYTNLEYRFRYTYNSLDRRFYARKGADVVFSTTVGEGLETLNFNEDVLSDLIDEDITLEKITSKREIITARFNFDQHFAIGEHWSVQLGADAFYSFNTNQNLLNSAFVGGFNPREGNSIKFWGLGLREIPAEDIFVSRIGVQYMFRNKYVVRGLINYGYMHITDSFFSPDISPYIYDPFENDIFQTIGGGFEVAYLSKFGPISVQTARAWGNRHLIFNLNIGFWL; this is translated from the coding sequence ATGCGATTCGCATTTATTCTCTTTACATTACTTTCACTCGCCTTTTCTGCCTTTTCGCAACCCCAAGACACGCCATCGGAACGTCCGAAAATTGGTTTGGTCCTCAGTGGTGGTGGCGCCAAAGGCATTGCCCATATTGGCGTATTGCGCGCTATGGAAAAAGCGGGAATCCGACCAGATTATATCACTGGAACTTCCATGGGAAGCCTTGTCGGTGGACTTTATGCCATTGGTTACAGTGCTGACGATATAGAGCAAATCATTCGGGGCATTAACTGGAATGAAGTACTGAGCAATAAAATCCCTTACCGAAATGTGGTGGTGGAAGAAAAACCATATTACTATCGTTTCATGATTGATTTGGTGTTTGATGGCCAAAAAATCAGTTTGCCACAAGGAATGATTCAAAGTCAGCAAATCAACCTGTTGCTATCAACACTTACCCGAAGCGTGCATGGTGTAGAACAATTTGACGACTTCCCTATTCCATTCAGGTGTATTGCTTCTGATATTGCCACGGGCGACAAAGTGGTCCTTTCTCACGGCAACCTGGCCCTGGCCATGCGGGCATCAATGGCTATTCCTTCCGTTTTCACGCCGATCAATCTTGATGACAAAATTTTGGTTGATGGTGGCCTGATCAGAAACTTTCCTGTAGATGAGGTAAAGGAAATGGGGGCTGATATTGTGATTGGTGTTTTGGTGGCGCAGGATTTGCTGAACAAGGAAGCCCTGAAATCAGCCACAGGAATTTTGTTTCAATCCGCCTGGATGAACGGTGCTTACGACACCCGAATTCAGAAGGCGAAATGTAATGCCCTCATTCAGCCCGATCTGTTGGCGTTTACTTCTGGAAGCTTTAATAAATTTGAAGAAATTCTGGCTCAAGGCAACAAAACTGGCGAAGAATTTCAGCCCTATTTCGATCATCTTGCCGACAGCCTGGCCTCCTTTGGTGAACAGGCGCCTATAAAAAAGCGGCATCAACGGGACGAATATAACATTACCCAGTTTGAGCTTGCGCCCTCTATTGCCGACAATGAATCATTACTGGCCTCTACGCTGCGGTTCAAAAAGAATGATGTGATCGATGTCGATGAGATTAACAATGAACTGCGAAGGATTTATGGAACATTGCAGTTTTCAAGGCTCAATTATGAAATCCTGAAAACGACCGATTCAACGAACACTATTAAATTGACGGGAGAAAAATCGCCCATGGGACGCCTTTCCTTCAGCCCGAATTACTCCAGTGAATACCGAGCAGGCCTGGTGTTCAACTTTGCTGTGTACGACTGGGTATTCCCCAACTCCCGATTAAATACCGAATTGAACCTATCAGAATACCCATATATGAATATTAACTTTCTGAAAGGCATAAAAAACTCCAACAGGGTTTCGGTGTACCTTGACATGACCGCCGCCAGCAATCCTATGCCCAGATACAGTTCCTTCGGAAAGAAAACCGCTTTAATGACCGAGCAGTTTTTCAAACCCATGGTGGGCATTCGGACCGTCGGCACCTTTAAGCATTCGGTATTTTTTGAAGCCGGGGCCACCTTTGCAAAGCACAGCCCCACCATTGCCGATGAAACCATCCGCCTGATTGACAACCTGAATTACACCAATTTGGAATACCGATTCAGGTACACCTATAACTCCCTTGACCGCCGATTTTATGCCAGAAAGGGCGCTGATGTCGTATTTTCAACGACCGTTGGTGAGGGGTTGGAAACCCTGAATTTCAATGAAGATGTACTCTCTGATTTGATTGATGAAGACATCACGCTGGAGAAAATCACTTCTAAAAGGGAAATTATCACCGCCCGATTCAATTTTGATCAACACTTTGCTATTGGAGAACATTGGTCTGTTCAGCTTGGCGCCGATGCCTTTTACAGCTTTAACACGAATCAGAACCTCCTGAATTCCGCCTTTGTTGGGGGCTTCAACCCTCGTGAGGGAAATTCCATAAAATTCTGGGGATTAGGATTGCGGGAAATTCCTGCGGAAGATATTTTTGTCAGCCGTATAGGCGTGCAATATATGTTCAGAAATAAGTATGTGGTTCGGGGACTGATCAATTATGGCTATATGCACATCACGGACTCCTTCTTTTCCCCTGACATCAGCCCATATATTTATGATCCTTTTGAGAATGATATTTTTCAGACCATCGGTGGAGGGTTTGAAGTCGCCTACCTTTCAAAATTCGGCCCGATCTCAGTACAGACTGCCCGTGCATGGGGAAATCGACACCTAATTTTCAATTTGAATATTGGCTTTTGGCTGTAG
- a CDS encoding pyridoxal phosphate-dependent aminotransferase, with protein sequence MRQRLLREGARELTYEIRGIVKKAELIKASGQNIYWENIGDPIQKNAQMPAWMKDIIGGLIQEDDTFGYCHSKGVLETRDFLATQTNALGGVQISADDILFFNGLGDAISKLYQFLMPSSRIIGPSPAYSTHSSSEGAHANTAPLTYKLDPDNHWYPDMDDLYLQVKYNPNIVGILIINPDNPTGMVYPREILDRFVAIAKEFKLFLISDEIYSNVTYNGATAYCLAEYIQDVPGIALKGISKEFPWPGARCGWMEYYNRNSDQQFEQFCQTLDNAKMLEVCSTKLPQKAIPLIMNDPRFQPYRKAKNEEIGERSNIITEILSEVPYITFNPTNGAFYNTIIFKEGVLKKGQHLKMDNPQASALMKQWEEAEPDMPLDKHFVYSLLAAKGVCVVPTSSFASILQGFRVTLLEEDQDLLRHIFKNIKEALLEYCTSI encoded by the coding sequence ATGAGACAACGTTTGTTAAGGGAAGGAGCCAGAGAGCTGACCTATGAAATTAGGGGAATAGTAAAAAAAGCTGAACTGATTAAGGCTTCTGGACAAAACATCTACTGGGAGAATATTGGCGACCCTATTCAAAAAAATGCGCAAATGCCCGCATGGATGAAAGACATCATCGGTGGCTTGATTCAGGAGGATGACACTTTTGGCTACTGCCACTCTAAAGGTGTTTTGGAAACCCGTGATTTTCTGGCCACACAAACCAATGCCCTTGGCGGTGTGCAGATTTCTGCCGACGACATCCTGTTCTTTAATGGCCTTGGTGATGCCATCTCGAAATTGTATCAATTCCTGATGCCCTCTTCGAGAATCATCGGCCCTTCACCAGCCTACTCCACCCACTCCTCTTCGGAAGGGGCTCATGCCAACACGGCACCACTGACTTATAAACTCGACCCCGACAATCACTGGTACCCAGACATGGACGACCTTTACCTGCAGGTAAAGTACAATCCAAATATTGTCGGTATCCTGATCATCAATCCCGACAACCCAACGGGTATGGTGTACCCTCGGGAAATTCTCGACCGATTTGTCGCCATTGCCAAAGAATTTAAACTGTTCCTGATTTCGGATGAAATTTATTCAAATGTGACTTACAACGGTGCTACGGCCTATTGTCTTGCTGAATATATCCAGGATGTTCCTGGCATTGCACTGAAAGGAATCAGTAAGGAATTCCCGTGGCCAGGAGCCCGATGTGGCTGGATGGAATATTACAACAGAAACAGCGATCAGCAATTCGAGCAGTTTTGTCAGACCCTTGACAACGCCAAAATGCTGGAGGTTTGTTCCACCAAATTACCACAAAAGGCCATCCCGCTGATCATGAACGACCCGCGCTTTCAGCCTTACCGCAAGGCAAAAAATGAAGAAATTGGCGAGCGCAGCAACATCATCACGGAAATCCTTTCAGAAGTACCTTACATCACTTTCAACCCTACCAATGGGGCCTTCTACAATACCATCATTTTTAAGGAGGGCGTATTGAAAAAAGGCCAGCATCTGAAAATGGATAATCCACAAGCCAGCGCTCTGATGAAACAATGGGAAGAGGCCGAGCCGGATATGCCACTCGACAAGCATTTTGTTTATTCCCTATTGGCTGCCAAAGGGGTATGTGTCGTACCCACTTCCTCTTTTGCCAGCATCCTTCAGGGCTTTCGGGTAACCCTGCTTGAAGAAGATCAGGATTTACTCCGACACATCTTCAAAAACATTAAAGAAGCACTGTTGGAATATTGCACGTCCATCTAA
- a CDS encoding endonuclease/exonuclease/phosphatase family protein, which produces MRYRLLLFSICLLMSCGTASNQEKEPEDLAGAQTVRLGFYNVENLFDTTDDPQTKDDEFTPEGSKHWTNRRWQEKNEQLTKVISAMKVQLLGLCEVENEQVVKELVKHLNQAGGHYQYAHRESRDLRGIDMALLYDPSVFKVGKIRQHHIRVNGHPYRGFLEVKGQLHDAPLSLYICHFPSRRGGVKRSAAKRMQVAKQLREAIYQSRKEKGAILVMGDFNDNPQDQSVKAVLCDTDVLVNLAKDLPTNQRGSTYYRGEWLQFDQILYGKSEEAGTKIDFTHSKLKLFAPSWLRQGPDAHQYADYPNRTYIGNRYVGGYSDHFPVFCEIVVQ; this is translated from the coding sequence ATGCGCTATCGCTTATTGCTTTTTTCGATATGCCTTTTAATGTCTTGTGGCACAGCTTCTAATCAGGAGAAAGAACCTGAAGATTTAGCAGGTGCACAAACGGTTCGGCTTGGTTTTTATAATGTGGAGAACCTGTTTGATACCACCGACGACCCACAAACAAAGGATGACGAATTCACGCCTGAAGGCTCCAAACATTGGACAAACCGCCGTTGGCAAGAAAAAAATGAACAACTCACCAAAGTGATTTCCGCAATGAAAGTACAGTTGCTGGGCCTGTGTGAAGTAGAAAATGAACAGGTGGTGAAGGAGTTGGTGAAGCACTTGAATCAGGCGGGAGGGCATTATCAGTATGCTCATCGCGAAAGCCGTGACCTGCGAGGAATCGATATGGCACTGCTGTATGATCCTTCTGTTTTTAAGGTGGGAAAAATTCGCCAGCATCATATACGGGTCAATGGGCACCCATACCGTGGATTTCTTGAGGTGAAAGGACAATTACATGATGCGCCGCTATCGCTTTATATTTGTCATTTTCCTTCCAGACGGGGTGGTGTAAAACGTTCGGCGGCCAAGCGGATGCAGGTGGCGAAACAGCTGCGCGAGGCGATTTATCAAAGCAGGAAAGAAAAAGGGGCCATTTTGGTGATGGGCGATTTTAATGATAATCCACAGGATCAGTCGGTTAAGGCGGTGTTGTGTGATACAGATGTGTTGGTGAATCTGGCCAAAGACCTTCCCACCAACCAAAGGGGAAGTACTTATTATCGGGGCGAGTGGCTGCAATTTGATCAGATTTTGTATGGAAAGTCGGAGGAGGCAGGGACAAAAATTGACTTTACCCACAGCAAGCTCAAGCTATTTGCGCCATCATGGTTACGGCAGGGGCCTGATGCTCATCAATATGCTGATTATCCAAATCGAACCTATATCGGTAATCGTTATGTGGGGGGATATAGTGATCATTTTCCTGTATTTTGTGAGATTGTCGTTCAATAG
- a CDS encoding CsgG/HfaB family protein: MRYSNYLLVLLAAFLGACGGNYQAVTTTPARLGTKTPTARAFNDLPAPEKKIIAAVYKFRDQTGQYKPATNGASWSTAVTQGATSILLRSLEESGWFVPIEREGLSNLLNERKIIRSSQAAYLDQSKGETAKLPPLLFGDIVLEGGIISYDANVVTGGAGLQYFGTGAHGQYREDRVTVYLRAVSTSNGKILKTVYTTKTVLSQMIDFGVFRYVAFKRLLEAEVGTTYNEPMELAVTQAIEKAVHTLVIEGMLDGLWANADGSVEQQRAVKMYLEEKRLNDMKDDRGELITQRRGQLKIGLGAGANMLFSDYQREGVSPVAGAKLGYLHHNGWFVDISAQMGGLKARGWKQNYFHGGLDIGFQFRQHRTFSPYVMAGLGYAQWNKNINFPYDNSNLEPIGTAYSQAGVGVDIALTSFMSVFGQFAYQYYLTDDFDGLRRGRYNDYQFNGMLGLNFYLFRH, translated from the coding sequence ATGCGATATTCCAATTATTTACTCGTTCTGCTGGCGGCCTTTCTTGGCGCCTGTGGGGGGAATTATCAGGCAGTAACCACCACCCCCGCACGCCTGGGTACCAAAACACCCACTGCGCGAGCATTCAATGATTTACCTGCTCCCGAAAAAAAGATTATTGCTGCCGTTTATAAATTTCGTGACCAGACGGGCCAGTATAAGCCAGCAACAAACGGGGCCTCATGGTCCACGGCCGTAACGCAGGGTGCCACCAGTATTTTGCTCCGTTCTTTGGAAGAAAGTGGCTGGTTTGTGCCTATTGAGCGCGAAGGCTTGTCCAATTTACTGAATGAGCGGAAAATTATCCGTTCAAGTCAGGCGGCTTACCTTGACCAATCGAAAGGGGAAACGGCGAAACTCCCTCCATTACTTTTTGGTGATATTGTGCTCGAAGGGGGCATTATTTCCTATGATGCCAATGTGGTTACGGGCGGTGCAGGTTTGCAGTATTTTGGTACTGGAGCACACGGACAATACCGCGAGGATCGTGTTACGGTTTACCTTCGTGCAGTTTCTACTTCAAATGGAAAAATTCTAAAGACTGTTTACACCACCAAAACTGTCCTTTCGCAGATGATCGATTTTGGTGTTTTTCGATATGTGGCTTTTAAAAGGCTGCTCGAAGCAGAAGTGGGAACAACCTATAATGAGCCCATGGAGCTGGCCGTTACGCAAGCGATAGAAAAAGCAGTGCATACTTTAGTTATTGAAGGAATGCTCGATGGGCTGTGGGCGAATGCTGATGGTTCCGTGGAGCAGCAGCGGGCAGTGAAGATGTATCTGGAGGAAAAGCGCCTCAACGATATGAAGGACGACCGTGGTGAATTGATAACCCAGCGTAGAGGGCAATTGAAAATTGGCCTTGGTGCAGGCGCAAATATGCTTTTTAGTGATTATCAGCGCGAGGGCGTAAGCCCTGTTGCGGGTGCGAAACTGGGTTATTTACATCATAATGGCTGGTTTGTGGATATTTCAGCACAAATGGGTGGATTAAAAGCCCGAGGCTGGAAGCAAAACTACTTCCATGGTGGGCTCGACATTGGGTTTCAGTTCCGTCAGCACCGAACATTTTCGCCCTATGTTATGGCTGGATTAGGCTATGCACAGTGGAATAAAAACATCAATTTTCCATATGACAACTCAAACCTTGAACCGATCGGTACGGCCTATAGCCAGGCAGGGGTTGGTGTAGATATCGCCCTGACCAGCTTTATGTCTGTGTTTGGGCAATTCGCTTACCAGTATTACCTCACGGATGATTTCGACGGATTGCGCCGCGGACGCTACAATGATTACCAATTCAACGGTATGCTCGGTTTGAATTTTTACCTCTTTAGACATTAA
- a CDS encoding CCA tRNA nucleotidyltransferase, whose amino-acid sequence MNYKSHLDKVPIFKKIQECADALNLETYVIGGYVRDIILERPSKDIDIVCVGSGIELAQAVADKVGHVKVSVFKNFGTAMLKDGDWEVEFVGARKESYQRESRNPIVEDGTLEDDQDRRDFTINAMAIRLNADHYGELIDPFDGMGDIKRQTIQTPLDPDITFSDDPLRMLRAIRFATQLNFDIHPDTFYALGKNAERLSIISRERIADELNKIILAKTPSYGFKLLFQAKLLDQFFPEMVALYGVDVKNGKKHKDNFYHTLQVLDNVATVTDDLWVRWAAILHDIAKPPTKRFHPKAGWTFHGHEDKGARMVPGIFKKLKLPLNDKMKMVQKLVRLHLRPIVLVKEEITDSALRRLLFEAGDELESLMILCRADITSKNERKVVQYLKNFDIVEEKLKQVEENDSVRNFQPPVSGEDIMAYYDLKPSREVGAIKDAIKEAILEGQIKNNHDQAFELMKKLGKEMGLERKED is encoded by the coding sequence ATGAATTATAAATCACATTTAGATAAAGTTCCGATTTTCAAGAAAATTCAGGAATGTGCTGATGCCCTTAACTTAGAAACTTATGTCATTGGTGGCTATGTGCGCGACATTATTTTGGAGCGCCCAAGCAAAGATATTGACATTGTTTGTGTGGGCAGTGGTATTGAACTTGCGCAGGCAGTCGCCGATAAGGTGGGGCATGTGAAGGTGTCTGTTTTTAAAAATTTTGGGACGGCTATGCTCAAAGATGGCGATTGGGAAGTCGAGTTTGTGGGGGCACGGAAGGAGTCCTATCAGCGAGAGTCCCGAAATCCCATTGTGGAGGATGGTACACTCGAAGATGATCAGGACCGCAGAGATTTTACGATCAATGCGATGGCCATCCGCCTGAATGCTGATCATTATGGTGAACTCATTGACCCTTTCGATGGCATGGGCGATATCAAACGGCAGACGATCCAAACGCCGCTTGACCCAGACATCACTTTTTCTGATGATCCATTGCGGATGTTGCGTGCTATTCGTTTTGCCACCCAATTGAATTTCGATATTCATCCAGATACTTTCTATGCGCTTGGGAAAAATGCCGAGCGTTTATCCATTATCTCCCGTGAGCGAATTGCTGACGAGCTGAATAAAATTATTCTTGCCAAAACGCCTTCTTACGGCTTCAAGCTGTTATTTCAGGCGAAATTACTCGATCAGTTTTTTCCTGAAATGGTCGCACTCTATGGGGTAGATGTGAAAAATGGCAAGAAGCACAAAGATAATTTCTACCATACATTGCAAGTGCTCGACAATGTGGCCACCGTTACCGATGACCTTTGGGTTCGATGGGCGGCCATCTTGCATGATATTGCCAAACCACCAACGAAGCGTTTTCATCCCAAAGCGGGCTGGACGTTCCATGGGCATGAGGATAAGGGCGCGCGAATGGTGCCTGGCATCTTCAAAAAGCTTAAACTGCCATTGAACGATAAGATGAAAATGGTGCAAAAGCTTGTGCGCTTGCACCTGCGTCCGATTGTTTTGGTGAAGGAAGAAATCACAGATTCCGCTTTACGCCGATTGCTTTTTGAGGCAGGTGATGAGCTGGAAAGCCTGATGATCCTGTGCCGTGCGGATATCACCTCTAAGAATGAGCGAAAAGTCGTGCAGTACCTGAAGAACTTTGATATTGTGGAGGAAAAACTGAAGCAAGTTGAAGAAAACGATTCTGTGCGAAACTTTCAGCCGCCAGTTTCTGGGGAGGATATTATGGCGTATTACGACCTCAAACCTTCGCGAGAGGTAGGTGCGATAAAAGATGCCATTAAGGAGGCTATCCTTGAAGGGCAAATAAAAAACAACCATGATCAGGCTTTTGAATTGATGAAAAAGCTGGGTAAAGAGATGGGGTTGGAGAGAAAAGAAGATTAA
- a CDS encoding curli assembly protein CsgF: MIRISLFLLLFACLPQVQAQDFVYTPINTSFGGSYLNYSSLLNGANQQNTYTDPKEDAMNQLIEQENPNQKWDDLADGLENRIVDAIQDKILEDYLGEDGKLQEGSFTLGDFNVDIEEGLEGFFVNIEDGRTGGSTRIDVPFF; this comes from the coding sequence ATGATCAGGATTAGCCTATTTTTATTACTTTTTGCATGCCTCCCTCAGGTGCAGGCGCAGGATTTTGTTTATACCCCCATTAATACCTCTTTTGGGGGCTCTTATCTGAATTATTCCTCTTTGCTCAATGGCGCCAATCAGCAAAATACTTACACGGACCCCAAAGAGGACGCCATGAATCAGCTGATTGAGCAGGAAAACCCAAATCAAAAGTGGGATGATTTGGCTGATGGTCTTGAAAACAGAATTGTAGATGCTATTCAGGATAAAATTCTTGAGGATTACCTCGGAGAAGATGGCAAGCTGCAGGAAGGCTCCTTCACTTTAGGGGACTTTAATGTGGATATTGAAGAAGGGTTGGAAGGCTTTTTTGTCAATATTGAAGATGGCCGAACTGGAGGTAGTACCCGAATAGATGTACCGTTTTTCTGA